GTGAAAATGCTTACACCATTACTTTCGAAGACAATCCAAACAATCCGGGAACAACACGCGCTATGCAGACTTCCCTATTCCGTTGGGTACCTAACATCACTTACAATTTCAAATTTTAAATCATGAAAAAAACATTCTTTATCATATTATCTGCACTAGCCTTAACCTCTTGTGAAAAAGAAATTGATCTGGATCTCGCGGACCAAAGCGGCAGCATTGTCATTGAAGGAAACGTCACTGATACCAAAGGTTCATATACTGTAAAAATTACAAAGTCTGTTGGTTTTGCTCAGCCCAATCAATATCCGGCTGTTACAGGGGCGCAGGTTATTTTAAGTGATAACGCGGGGCAAACAGAAACGCTGGAATATGCTGGTGGAGGTGAATATAAAACAAGTACTTTTATGGGAGTCCCAGGCAGAACATATACGCTTAAGGTATTGGCAGAAGGAAAACAATATACAGCACAAAGTACAATGCCTCAGGCGGTAGAACTGGAAGGTCTTGTACAGGACACCTTTATGTTTGGGAGCAAGAAAACGTACACGCTTCTTCCTGTATTTACAGATCCTGCAGAACTGGG
This is a stretch of genomic DNA from Chryseobacterium tructae. It encodes these proteins:
- a CDS encoding DUF4249 domain-containing protein; amino-acid sequence: MKKTFFIILSALALTSCEKEIDLDLADQSGSIVIEGNVTDTKGSYTVKITKSVGFAQPNQYPAVTGAQVILSDNAGQTETLEYAGGGEYKTSTFMGVPGRTYTLKVLAEGKQYTAQSTMPQAVELEGLVQDTFMFGSKKTYTLLPVFTDPAELGNRYLFSFTINNLSKKYISVLSDNLNNGLPNQWTLGLPNDDNKGRDHEVVVGDVIQVEMQSIDTNIFTYYSALLKISEGYGGSVTPANPPSNISNGALGYFSAHTVRSLVTQIQ